The sequence AACCTCTATTTCTACAGCATGTCCTGCTGAGGGTTGCTCCTACCACTGCAGTTTGAGTCCACTTGAGGAAACCCCTCCCTTTCCACTAGAGACATATCCCTGCAGAGAACCTCACCAAAGACACTCAGGCAGGTCCGTCCCGACAAGGAGCCACGAGGGAAGACGTTGAAGAGGCACGTGTAACACCCTGTATCATCCAGTTTCGCAGCCCAGAAAGTGATGCTTGTGTCATTGAGTACCAGACTTGTGAAATTCATCCGGTCTTGGTAGGGCTCATGGATCTTTAATCCTTTCAGGGTGCTGTACGTAGCTATATTATTATGCGTTTTTTCAGAGTCCTTCTGCCAGGTCACTTGCAGAACATCCTCGGGCTCTGTCAGGGTACAACTGAGAGTCGCAATGTCGCCCTCATTCACCTTCATGTGTTCAGTCTGAGTAATCACTGCAGCAACATGAAACAGTTAGCAAAATGGGCAAATATCACACTTATTCAGAAGCCTGACACTATTCTGAGCCCTGGCATACCCACAGACTTAACAATTCAACCAACTAAGCCCTATTTCTATGTTCTTCCCCCGCCAAGGAGTCTCCTGAATCGTCCTAGAAATCAATGACGTTATACTGATTCATATTGGCTGAGAATCTGGCTTCTTCTAAACTATTTACAAGAAAAAGACATCCTATTTCTgtacccagccctgcagacttCCACCTCAGTTTTATTATATCAGCTCATGGTTTCCCATTCTCAGCAAACATGTGGACAATTTTGCTTCCTAAAAGCTAGAGGAAGATTGAACACAGGGGAAGTGCATGCAAATCCCTTCTTAGAGTACTGAAGGGCAAAATAGGCTAAAGAAAACGTCTGGACTTTATAGCTTCAGAGTTTGTGGTGCATTTGAGAGGgatggagagaaaaagagagatttgtTCCAGAGAAGATGATCAAGGAAGTTGTGAACTCCAGCAAACACAAGTGTCCAGTCATAGATATGGGATGTTGCATGTCCTCCCCATCTCCAAATCCTGTTCCAGGAGATCTGGTGTCACATCTGCCAGCCCCAGCTATCTAATGTATGTCAAATGGCACCAGCAATCTGGATTTTACCTATTTTTGCCCCTTAGTCTGACTGGTGAAGGCTTGGGAATTGGAAATCAGCTCACCAGCCATTTCTAAGCAGATTTAGGGAAATTGAACTTACCATTTGCCTTTCCGagcacaagacaaaacaaactcaaaaaCAGGGCTTGGAAAGTCATTTTGGAAGGGAGCATCTGCTTCACCTGAAGAAAGATCAGAAGAGATGCATGGTTTAATAACAGATCATCTTCTGGTTATATCATGACTACAAGATGTGAATGCTAATGATTGCTTTGTCATTTAAGTAAAACAAACTTATCTGGGTAGATGACAAGTACTACAATTAGACAATAGAGATACcactgaggtcaaggtgtgaACGTTGCATGATGAAAGCTAGAAAGGCATTAACTTTCTGGATTGTTCTTCACAGAACAATGTTCTTCAAACATTTACGTACAGAATTGCAAACTGCAGTTTATTCTTTCATAGAGCTCATGAATATGGGTTTGCTGAATGGATGAACTGGTGCACATGAAACAAAGGGTTATTACACTCTTTGTTAGACATGCTTTTGAAAGCCTGGTGCTTTCAGCTCAGAGACCCATGGACATGAGCAGATATGAGCTTTTACTCAGTTGCACTGTGATAGCAGAAATATCTACACAAACACTAGTGGAAGAaggtgaacagaaaaaaagagccagCGTCAGCCTTCAGACGTTCCTGGCAATGATTTTCCTCCACATTCGCACACACAGCCTGCATTGTGTGTCCAGTGGCTTCCACCAGGAGCGTAACATTGGTGTACAGCTCACGAGATCGAGGGATAAACTGAAAACATCTCGACACAAAACAGCATGAATTGGGGAATCTTTGGGGCACATCGCACCTGCTACATACAAACATTTCCAGGGAGGCAAAGGCGGCAAAACTGAGATTGCATTGCTGCTTTCAACTTACTTCATCACTTAATATTACCACAATGCTACCAAATTGTTGACCTGCCTGGAATTGTACCTGCTGTCATATTTAAGTGGAAACATTATTTtgcctaataataataataataacaatatttgTAACACATATCATGTACACCTTCTTGTCTATGATTATAAACTAGCTGATGCTTTCTGGGAGCGTCTTCTACCAAGAACACAAGCAGACCCCTACTTCTGTAAGATTTTCACAACATGGAAAAAgccagaaaacagaaactgtGAAGCATTTTCTATGTTATCatctgccttaaaaaaaaaaaaaaaaaaaaaaaggatagctaatgaataaataagtaaatgaagagagaaaattctgtttaaaaaacgACTTCCCAACAAACTCACACATACAACACGTACACACTCTGCCACTAGCCTGCCTTTACATTTCAGGCTCGCTGTGCTAAAACAACTCCCGGGACAACTCCACAGATGCCAAGTGTGAATACAGAACAAAATCTTGTGTGTAAAATCAAGACCTCAGCAACAAGCTTAATGCATCAGCAATAAGCTCAATGAATAACAAATTGATCAAGTAATAAAGCACAGGTAGTTGAGCATGGCTCTGCCATGGTCAGACAGCATTcctaaaaacacacaaaaatcaggAGCAAGCACAGCAAGTCAGAGGGAAGTTTGACGTTACAAAAGTGCATATAGACCACAGAAAGAAGCGCTACGCATGCTGGAAAGCACACCTTTCATAGCGATTACGGCTCgttgcttttatttcccttggTAAGACCATAACCTGGTAGGACAGTAACACACCATTGCTCCCATCCGGCGTAGCTACAAGATCTCCTTTCCACGAGCAAACAGCGGGTCGTGGAGCCACTCTGGTCACCCAAAAAAAGTCCTGTGGGATCCCAGGCCCACCCTAGTCTCCTGGTGGGAAGGGTGTAAGACAACAGGGCAGCCCTTTGCCGCATCCCGCTTTCCACCGCCGCACCCCAGAGGTCACCCGAACCCcagcgccgcgctgccccccgccctcctgcctccagccccggcCTCGGCGGAGGCTGAGCCCCCTGCCCTCAGCCAGCAGGACCCGGGCAGCACCCGACCCCCCCAAACGAAAGCCCCAGGTACTCACGCTCCGCGCCCTCGGGCGCCGACAGCGTCCGCGACAAAGGCAGTGACAGCGGCCGCGACACTGGCAGAGCCCCGCTGCTGAacggggcggagcggggcggggcgccccccccaaaaaaaagtccCGTAACGGGGGCGGGCAGAGCCCTCCGGACCCACCGGACCCCCGGGGGCTCGccccctgcttcctcctcctctggggCCGCTGCTGGCTGCGATGGGAGCAAGGTGGATGAGCAGCGGAACAGCGCCGAACAACGAGCATTAGGTAATAACATCCGTTAGCATTAATagcattatttattaatttaatgtttattgttattatgtTTGCATTAAAGGCTTTCATTTTGCAACAAAATGCTAAAAGTAGAATCCAACAGCAGGGGCACACGGATCAATAATAATTTATAAGAATGGCCAAGAGCAGTGACGTTCTCCATCCAGACATTAGgaaataagcattaaaaaaaaaaaaaaaagtgaaaaaaatcttatggaAGAGTCATTTTATGATATAAAATCTCTAGGCAAGTTGATTTTATACCCAGGATCTTCTACAGCATCTTCCACTGCCAAcgctgcttctgctgccaccAGAGCTTTGTCCCAGGCTTGACAGAAACAGCCCACTTGTCAATAAGTACAAACGACATTCTTTATCACCTCTACAGGACAGCCAGCCTGTGtctgctgtttgctgtttctTGCTGCTTTCACACCTACTCTCACACTTGTGTTCACAGGTCATTCATACCAATTTCAACACTTCTGTTACATAGATAGAATGCTCCCTGTTTTAAAACATCATGGCTCCTGGGGAAAAACACCAGACTTGACACagtttacacacacacacacgacccccccccccccccccccccaaatagcTTGACAGAGATGCCCATGTAGTGGTCAAGAGCCCACATAAAATGGAAACCACTTCTTTAAGACAGATATGTGTGGTCAGGCAGTGGCTCTTCCAGCTGGATACAACCCTTCTTAGAGACAACAGCTCCACCACCACGCTTGATCTAGAGGAGCCCTTCCTCTGACAACTAACAAACCGAAGCCCAAACTCTGCCACTGccttttttgaatattttcttccatctcctAAGGCCAAGGAGTAGGTCTTGAGTTCCTCAGATTTCCCTCCACCAGtcttcccttttttgttttgggtgGAGAATGGGTGCCCTCCAAAGCAGGTCTGGTCTCCAGCAGCTATTCTACTGTCCTACTGCTTGTTGCTTGAGACTGATGTACCTATACTcctcagacattttttttctttttatgagagaaaaaaaaaatctcctgtaATTACCTGCCTTCATAAATGTTGAGGGGATTTCTGAGGGAACTTTAGAGACCTGCAGACTATACAGCTTAAAATAAGTTTATCCAGAAGTGCTCTGTGCCATCAAAGCAACAAAAGCAGGGAAGTCCCAGGGACGTCTTCCTGCACTTAGTTCTTGATAATAAAGGGGACATTCAAGGGACttgaatgatttatttatttatttatttattagctttccCAGTAACCCATGTCTTCTGAGGTGGAAAGGTTCTATATTTATCTAAATTTTTCTGTTCCCTCAAAAGGCTGGGGGAActgagagaagaaggaagaaaatgatgaaaggGTCttcttctttggaaaagagggaggAAGCCAGAGCTGAGCAAAGAGAGGATAGTTCTGAAGCAATAAGTGAAGACTGGAGGTAACCtcaggacagaggcaaacagaAAGTACACCAGGCAGACCAGCAATTTCAGataataaaaactttttatattcattatagaagaaaaagacacaaaagtCCCTTTCAGCCCCATTCTCCACTCTCATTTCAATTGCTTCTTTTAGCAAGCTCCCAGCTCAGCTCAGCAATTTCTGCCCAGTTCCACAAAGTTCTTTGTACATGACCTGCCCTCGAGCTGGTGGTGGCTGGGGTGACACTGACTCTCTAGTATGACAAAGCCTTTGAAGTCAGTGAGA comes from Anser cygnoides isolate HZ-2024a breed goose chromosome 1, Taihu_goose_T2T_genome, whole genome shotgun sequence and encodes:
- the LOC106039396 gene encoding OX-2 membrane glycoprotein-like isoform X3, which produces MLVVRRCSAAHPPCSHRSQQRPQRRRKQGASPRGSGGSGGLCPPPLRDFFLGGAPRPAPPRSAAGLCQCRGRCHCLCRGRCRRPRARSVKQMLPSKMTFQALFLSLFCLVLGKANVITQTEHMKVNEGDIATLSCTLTEPEDVLQVTWQKDSEKTHNNIATYSTLKGLKIHEPYQDRMNFTSLVLNDTSITFWAAKLDDTGCYTCLFNVFPRGSLSGRTCLSVFGLSASVHYNISEGHLIAICNAVGLPEPTVSWNNLFNYTPTQERVRHSNGVVSITSKLEISDSQSISKQDLTCRVSNKNEEMELPVKIKNEEGFSFLGLMIALGILLVILVLILITLRWRKRICKRTYGGY
- the LOC106039396 gene encoding OX-2 membrane glycoprotein-like isoform X1, with the protein product MLVVRRCSAAHPPCSHRSQQRPQRRRKQGASPRGSGGSGGLCPPPLRDFFLGGAPRPAPPRSAAGLCQCRGRCHCLCRGRCRRPRARSVKQMLPSKMTFQALFLSLFCLVLGKANVITQTEHMKVNEGDIATLSCTLTEPEDVLQVTWQKDSEKTHNNIATYSTLKGLKIHEPYQDRMNFTSLVLNDTSITFWAAKLDDTGCYTCLFNVFPRGSLSGRTCLSVFGLSASVHYNISEGHLIAICNAVGLPEPTVSWNNLFNYTPTQERVRHSNGVVSITSKLEISDSQSISKQDLTCRVSNKNEEMELPVKIKNEEGFSFLGLMIALGILLVILVLILITLRWRKRICKRTYGGKKFPGPSLPVKDAAVLILIPGVLLPTDQCCKTLQKRKK
- the LOC106039396 gene encoding OX-2 membrane glycoprotein-like isoform X2, which codes for MLVVRRCSAAHPPCSHRSQQRPQRRRKQGASPRGSGGSGGLCPPPLRDFFLGGAPRPAPPRSAAGLCQCRGRCHCLCRGRCRRPRARSVKQMLPSKMTFQALFLSLFCLVLGKANVITQTEHMKVNEGDIATLSCTLTEPEDVLQVTWQKDSEKTHNNIATYSTLKGLKIHEPYQDRMNFTSLVLNDTSITFWAAKLDDTGCYTCLFNVFPRGSLSGRTCLSVFGLSASVHYNISEGHLIAICNAVGLPEPTVSWNNLFNYTPTQERVRHSNGVVSITSKLEISDSQSISKQDLTCRVSNKNEEMELPVKIKNEEGFSFLGLMIALGILLVILVLILITLRWRKRICKRTYGGCPQINVN